Proteins from a genomic interval of Gordonia sp. SL306:
- a CDS encoding ABC transporter ATP-binding protein, whose product MRNRHSTRFDVELGRHPTPRSTVIAARGLRRTYGRGATAFEAVRGVDIDVREGEVFALLGTNGAGKTSTFDLLEGLTAPTAGHVEVFGLDPLRNRTLVRPQVGIMLQSGGLPAELTVAETLQMWRGTCSRPMTVLDALAKVDLTDRADVRVGSLSGGEKRRVDLACALLGQPRLLFLDEPTTGLDPESRRQTWKLLSELKSDGVTIVLTTHYLDEAEALADRIAIMHRGEISRRGTLREIVDHHPARIAFDHPGLMLPDLPDAVVDTGARVTIATHHLQTHLDTLLTWAREHRVALHGLEARAASLESVFLDIAEGTDDTRPTITATPIGAHR is encoded by the coding sequence ATGCGAAACAGACACAGCACCAGGTTCGACGTCGAACTCGGCCGGCACCCGACACCGCGGTCGACGGTCATCGCCGCCCGCGGACTCCGGCGCACCTACGGCCGGGGCGCCACGGCGTTCGAGGCGGTCCGGGGCGTCGACATCGACGTCCGCGAGGGCGAGGTGTTCGCCCTACTCGGCACCAACGGCGCAGGCAAGACGTCGACCTTCGATCTGCTCGAGGGGCTGACCGCACCGACGGCGGGACACGTCGAGGTGTTCGGGCTCGATCCCCTCCGCAACCGCACCCTCGTCCGCCCCCAGGTCGGCATCATGCTGCAGTCCGGTGGCCTGCCCGCCGAACTGACGGTCGCCGAGACCCTGCAGATGTGGCGCGGCACGTGTTCGCGCCCGATGACCGTCCTCGACGCGCTGGCCAAGGTCGACCTCACCGATCGAGCCGACGTGCGGGTGGGTTCGCTGTCGGGTGGCGAGAAGCGTCGCGTCGACCTCGCCTGCGCGCTGCTCGGGCAACCCCGACTGCTCTTCCTCGACGAACCGACCACCGGCCTGGACCCCGAGAGCCGACGGCAGACATGGAAGCTCTTGTCCGAACTCAAGTCCGACGGCGTCACGATCGTGTTGACCACCCACTACCTCGATGAGGCCGAAGCGCTCGCCGACCGCATCGCGATCATGCACCGCGGCGAGATCTCCCGGCGCGGGACCCTGCGCGAGATCGTCGACCACCACCCGGCGCGTATCGCTTTCGACCACCCCGGCCTGATGCTGCCCGACCTCCCCGATGCAGTCGTCGACACCGGCGCGCGCGTCACCATCGCCACCCATCATCTGCAGACCCACCTCGACACGCTGTTGACCTGGGCGCGCGAACACCGCGTTGCCCTGCACGGCCTCGAAGCCCGGGCCGCATCACTCGAATCGGTGTTCCTCGACATCGCAGAGGGCACCGATGACACCAGGCCGACCATCACTGCGACACCGATCGGAGCGCACCGATGA
- a CDS encoding ABC transporter permease — translation MTTTTRTGSVDPTGRRRPLIALATAEFRQFCRNKTLVTMGTLFPIGIPLATLFIARREADVTATVAATTLELFAYAALLFVQYYSVLSMVTTRRGEGVLKRLRTGEAADWQILTAPAAPGIALTALGAAVVAGVVYGFGAPAPVNPILIAVALIAGVVLFSVLALATSAVTKNAEAAQITSLPVMVLATIGLGSIRSILPDGLATLAGWTPFAAISDLVSLGATGKTVMASSTDAALDFAGTFGEIEQPLATLVLWSALAFALTSTSFRWDDRG, via the coding sequence ATGACCACCACTACCCGCACCGGATCCGTCGACCCCACCGGCAGGCGTCGGCCCCTCATCGCACTCGCGACCGCCGAGTTCCGTCAGTTCTGCCGCAACAAGACGCTCGTCACGATGGGCACCCTGTTCCCCATCGGGATTCCGCTGGCGACATTGTTCATCGCCCGTCGCGAAGCGGATGTCACGGCGACCGTCGCCGCCACGACCCTCGAACTGTTCGCCTATGCGGCGCTGCTGTTCGTGCAGTACTACTCCGTGCTGTCGATGGTCACGACGCGGCGCGGCGAGGGGGTGCTCAAACGCCTGCGCACCGGCGAGGCGGCCGATTGGCAGATCCTCACCGCTCCGGCCGCACCGGGGATTGCATTGACCGCCCTCGGCGCGGCCGTCGTCGCCGGCGTGGTCTACGGATTCGGCGCACCCGCACCCGTCAACCCGATCCTGATCGCCGTCGCACTGATCGCCGGCGTGGTCCTGTTCTCGGTACTCGCACTGGCGACCAGTGCCGTCACGAAGAACGCCGAGGCCGCCCAGATCACGTCGCTGCCGGTGATGGTGCTCGCCACCATCGGGCTCGGGTCGATTCGCTCGATCCTCCCCGACGGCCTGGCCACCCTCGCCGGCTGGACGCCGTTCGCCGCGATATCGGATCTGGTCTCCCTGGGCGCCACGGGCAAGACGGTGATGGCGTCGTCGACCGACGCGGCCCTCGACTTCGCGGGCACCTTCGGCGAGATCGAGCAGCCGCTTGCCACACTGGTCCTATGGTCGGCTCTGGCATTCGCCCTCACCTCGACGAGCTTCCGGTGGGACGATCGCGGGTGA
- a CDS encoding sensor histidine kinase, whose translation MTAVTGWWRGLSGPERFRLYTRLTLQSAILAVAVILAVTTARAWATPGVLIAGAAALLAVEAQPEFATIGRGRKRRWMLPTATAVLVAMWLGYAIAARVLSDEADVDAARSAGIYVAMLAALSIAPFVRHSWWIALGLSVATGVAFGAHPGGMLLVAGITFLVAVFLVGTTLLTRWAITIVDDLERARVVEAKLRVAEERLRFSRDLHDVVGRGFSAIAVKSELASTLLRAGAADRATTEVEEIKTLAVESMDQMRALVRGYRDINLDGEVAGARSLLSAAGCELTVEGDPSAVPAEFHEVAAWVVREATTNIVKHSSATSATITMGSSGMTLRNNGVSSVATDATAGADERSGLRGLAERLAQVGAHIEHSSTADGFVLEVRWEDA comes from the coding sequence GTGACGGCGGTGACGGGCTGGTGGCGCGGACTGTCCGGGCCGGAACGATTCCGGCTCTACACACGCCTCACGTTGCAATCCGCCATCCTTGCGGTCGCCGTCATCCTGGCCGTCACCACCGCACGCGCGTGGGCGACGCCCGGGGTGCTGATCGCCGGCGCCGCCGCGCTGCTGGCCGTGGAGGCCCAGCCCGAGTTCGCCACGATCGGCCGCGGCCGGAAGCGTCGATGGATGCTGCCCACCGCGACCGCCGTACTCGTCGCGATGTGGCTGGGTTACGCCATCGCCGCCCGCGTGTTGTCGGACGAGGCCGACGTCGACGCCGCCCGCAGCGCGGGCATCTACGTCGCGATGCTCGCCGCGCTGTCGATCGCCCCATTCGTCCGGCACAGCTGGTGGATCGCTCTCGGCCTCAGCGTCGCGACCGGGGTGGCCTTCGGCGCCCACCCTGGTGGGATGCTGCTGGTCGCCGGGATCACCTTCCTCGTCGCCGTCTTCCTCGTCGGCACCACATTGTTGACCCGCTGGGCCATCACCATCGTCGACGACCTCGAGCGTGCCCGCGTCGTCGAAGCGAAACTGCGAGTGGCCGAGGAACGTCTGCGATTCTCCCGCGACCTGCACGATGTCGTGGGTCGCGGATTCTCGGCGATCGCGGTGAAGAGTGAACTGGCATCGACACTTCTGCGGGCGGGTGCCGCCGACCGTGCGACCACCGAGGTCGAGGAGATCAAGACCCTGGCCGTCGAATCGATGGATCAGATGCGCGCGCTGGTCCGCGGGTACCGCGACATCAACCTCGACGGCGAGGTCGCCGGCGCCCGATCACTGCTGTCCGCCGCCGGATGCGAGCTCACCGTCGAGGGCGATCCGTCGGCGGTGCCTGCCGAGTTCCATGAGGTCGCCGCGTGGGTGGTCCGCGAGGCGACGACGAACATCGTCAAACACTCGTCGGCGACGTCGGCCACCATCACCATGGGATCGTCCGGAATGACGTTGAGGAACAACGGGGTATCGTCGGTCGCGACCGACGCAACCGCCGGCGCCGACGAGCGATCCGGACTGCGGGGGCTGGCCGAGCGGCTCGCCCAGGTGGGCGCGCACATCGAGCATTCCTCGACCGCCGACGGGTTCGTGCTCGAGGTGAGGTGGGAGGACGCATGA
- a CDS encoding response regulator transcription factor — MIPVLLADDETLIRAAMATMLDLEDTIDVVAHVGSGEELVEVWQARADAGDDVAVALIDLQMSGIDGIDTATKILEITPDAGIVIVTSHGRPGYLKRALSAGVRGFLPKTASAATLAEVVSTVHGGSRYVDPELAAEAISAGETVLTAREADVLEYALDGAAVDEIATRAHLSPGTTRNYLSSAMAKLDAANRYEAARKARELGWI; from the coding sequence ATGATCCCGGTGTTGCTGGCCGACGACGAGACCCTCATCCGAGCGGCGATGGCGACGATGCTGGATCTCGAGGACACCATCGACGTCGTCGCCCATGTGGGTTCGGGTGAGGAACTCGTCGAAGTGTGGCAAGCCCGTGCCGACGCGGGTGACGATGTCGCGGTCGCACTGATCGATCTGCAGATGTCGGGAATCGACGGGATCGACACGGCCACAAAGATACTGGAGATCACCCCCGACGCCGGCATCGTGATCGTGACGAGCCACGGCCGTCCCGGCTACCTCAAACGTGCCCTCTCCGCCGGGGTCCGCGGATTTCTGCCCAAGACCGCGTCGGCGGCCACCCTGGCCGAGGTCGTCTCCACAGTGCACGGCGGAAGTCGTTATGTCGATCCCGAACTCGCCGCGGAGGCCATCAGTGCTGGTGAAACCGTCCTGACCGCACGTGAGGCCGATGTCCTGGAGTACGCCCTCGACGGTGCAGCCGTCGACGAGATCGCCACCCGCGCACATCTCTCGCCGGGCACGACCCGCAACTACCTGTCGTCGGCGATGGCCAAGCTCGATGCAGCCAATCGCTACGAGGCCGCGCGCAAGGCACGCGAGTTGGGCTGGATCTGA
- a CDS encoding alpha/beta hydrolase family protein, with translation MEQHTNTLPRLISIDDFFAPPRRTGATISPDGTRIAFLAPRGDRLNIWVQDLDSDDEPQCVSADETRSVRNHRWTDDPRWLLYLQDTGGDENWHVFRVDLEAPGAPTVDLTPHPGARAVGLEPAPGRPGVMTLLLNARDVSVFDLYEIHVASGELTLVAEGPGVGKAWVPGRDGELYCTAITEDRRFEISRRDPVSGALTPIISYDGDDNPYGVTVATMTPDGTGMWISTNRDRDRTRLVRVDLATGAETEVDSHPTLELDADRRAVADMSSPLIRDRATDELIGVRYLGERQVIHALDADFADVLAELETLSDGDIGELSSDLDGRRWVVSFTHDRDPGATWLYDHSTGERRLLFRPFPHLDPESLAPMVPVTITARDGLDLPSYLTLPVGVEPTDLPMVLLVHGGPWYRDSWGYQQVVQMLANRGYAVLQANFRGSIGYGKAHTQAAIGEFAGAMHNDLLDAVDWAVAQGYVDRDRVAIFGGSYGGYAALVGAAFTPEVFAAAIDYVGISDLENFMNTQPAFLGAGIANNWYRYVGDPNVPEQAADMRARSPISRVGNIVRPLMVAQGANDPRVVKAESDTIVAALAERGVDVDYLVADDEGHGFVNPENEITLYRTVERFLARHLGGRTA, from the coding sequence ATGGAACAACACACGAACACGTTGCCCCGACTGATCAGCATCGACGACTTCTTCGCACCGCCGCGCCGCACCGGCGCGACCATCTCACCGGATGGCACGCGGATCGCCTTCCTCGCTCCCCGCGGCGACCGGCTCAACATCTGGGTACAGGACCTCGACTCCGATGACGAGCCACAGTGCGTCTCGGCGGACGAGACTCGAAGCGTCCGCAATCACCGGTGGACCGACGACCCGCGGTGGCTGCTCTACCTGCAGGACACCGGTGGAGACGAGAACTGGCACGTCTTCCGCGTCGACCTGGAGGCCCCCGGCGCACCTACGGTCGACCTCACCCCGCACCCCGGGGCACGAGCCGTCGGACTCGAACCGGCGCCCGGACGACCGGGCGTGATGACCCTGCTCCTCAACGCCCGCGACGTGAGCGTGTTCGATCTGTACGAGATCCACGTGGCATCAGGCGAACTCACGCTCGTTGCGGAGGGCCCTGGGGTGGGAAAGGCCTGGGTGCCAGGCCGTGACGGCGAACTCTATTGCACGGCCATCACCGAGGATCGCCGCTTCGAGATCTCCCGCCGCGACCCGGTCAGCGGGGCCCTCACCCCGATCATCTCCTACGACGGGGACGACAACCCGTACGGCGTCACGGTCGCGACGATGACCCCCGACGGCACCGGTATGTGGATCAGCACCAACCGCGATCGTGACCGGACCCGACTTGTCCGGGTCGACCTCGCCACCGGCGCCGAGACAGAGGTCGACAGTCATCCCACGCTGGAACTCGACGCCGATCGTCGTGCCGTGGCGGACATGTCGTCCCCACTCATCCGGGACCGCGCCACCGATGAGCTCATCGGCGTCCGCTATCTCGGTGAGCGCCAGGTCATCCACGCTCTCGACGCCGACTTCGCCGACGTACTGGCCGAACTCGAGACGCTGTCCGACGGTGACATCGGCGAACTGTCGTCGGATCTGGACGGCCGGCGGTGGGTTGTCAGCTTCACCCACGATCGCGACCCCGGGGCCACCTGGCTGTACGACCACAGCACGGGCGAACGCCGATTGCTCTTCCGTCCGTTCCCGCATCTCGACCCCGAATCGCTGGCACCGATGGTGCCGGTGACCATCACGGCGCGTGACGGACTGGATCTGCCCTCCTACCTGACTCTGCCGGTGGGCGTCGAGCCGACCGACCTTCCGATGGTGCTGCTGGTCCACGGCGGACCGTGGTACCGGGACTCCTGGGGATACCAGCAGGTCGTGCAGATGCTCGCCAACCGCGGATACGCGGTGCTGCAGGCCAACTTCCGCGGGTCCATCGGCTACGGCAAGGCGCACACGCAGGCAGCGATCGGCGAGTTCGCCGGCGCCATGCACAACGACCTGCTCGACGCCGTCGACTGGGCGGTCGCGCAGGGATACGTCGATCGCGATCGGGTCGCCATCTTCGGCGGCTCCTACGGCGGATACGCCGCACTCGTCGGCGCCGCCTTCACACCGGAGGTCTTCGCCGCGGCCATCGACTATGTCGGCATCTCCGATCTCGAGAACTTCATGAACACCCAACCCGCGTTCCTCGGCGCCGGCATCGCGAACAACTGGTACCGCTACGTCGGCGACCCGAACGTCCCCGAGCAGGCCGCGGACATGCGGGCACGATCGCCGATCAGTCGTGTCGGCAACATCGTCCGGCCGCTGATGGTCGCACAGGGTGCCAATGACCCGCGGGTGGTGAAGGCGGAGTCCGACACGATCGTCGCAGCACTGGCCGAACGTGGGGTCGACGTCGACTACCTGGTCGCCGACGACGAAGGACACGGATTCGTCAACCCCGAGAACGAGATCACCCTCTACCGCACCGTCGAGCGTTTCCTCGCTCGCCACCTGGGAGGACGGACAGCATGA
- a CDS encoding DUF3159 domain-containing protein encodes MIDQNQNQSQSQSQSHIVAQQLGGTTGMIYTAVPIVVFVIANSIAPLPITIGVAIAVAVAIAVLRVVRGEQLMTALGGVFGVAAAGAVAAATGSADGYFLIGIWASLAGAVITGASLIARRPLTGLLWNALHGNKHPWRQDRPVLRAHDLATLTLTVLFAARFVVQQQLYDADATGWLGVSRIGMGFPLLALALVVVVWAFRRSSKRLTDDGEHTAQIAD; translated from the coding sequence ATGATCGACCAGAACCAAAACCAGAGCCAGAGCCAGAGCCAGAGCCACATCGTCGCGCAACAACTCGGCGGCACCACCGGAATGATCTACACCGCCGTTCCCATCGTGGTGTTCGTGATCGCGAACAGCATTGCACCACTGCCGATCACGATCGGCGTGGCGATTGCCGTCGCCGTCGCGATCGCCGTACTGCGCGTGGTCCGTGGCGAACAACTGATGACCGCCCTCGGCGGTGTCTTCGGGGTCGCCGCCGCCGGCGCGGTGGCCGCCGCGACCGGCTCCGCCGACGGATATTTCCTGATCGGTATCTGGGCGAGTCTGGCAGGCGCCGTCATCACCGGCGCCTCGCTGATCGCCCGCCGACCGCTGACCGGGCTGCTGTGGAATGCGTTGCACGGCAACAAGCACCCGTGGCGTCAGGATCGTCCGGTGCTGCGCGCCCACGACCTGGCCACCCTCACATTGACGGTGCTGTTCGCCGCACGGTTCGTTGTGCAGCAACAGCTCTACGATGCCGACGCCACCGGCTGGCTCGGGGTGTCCCGCATCGGCATGGGATTCCCGTTGCTGGCACTGGCTCTCGTGGTGGTTGTGTGGGCGTTCCGCCGGTCCTCGAAGCGACTGACCGACGACGGCGAACACACCGCTCAGATCGCCGACTGA
- a CDS encoding Gfo/Idh/MocA family protein: MIRMATIGTSTITRSFLDAAASVPTVDVTTAYSRDPERAAAFAADTGLASSVSDLDALLASPEVDGVYIASPNGAHGDQVRQAIDAGKHVLVEKPAVPTSAEFVELADAASSAGVILLEAMRNCYDPGMADLAGLLPALGTLRRASLAYCQRSARYDKVLAGERVNIFDPAMAGGALLDLGVYTVAAMVTLFGEPERVVAASIPIPGGADGAGAVLATFDGGLVVDLSYSKITASGRVNEIQGELGTLTFEHVAQPTSARVALLDGTVSDHTFDGPSNNMVHEVRRFADLVDTSGDTASDHARTLATLRVVERIQSAI, from the coding sequence ATGATCCGCATGGCGACCATCGGTACCAGCACGATCACCCGCTCGTTCCTCGACGCCGCCGCTTCCGTGCCGACCGTCGACGTGACGACGGCATACTCCCGCGATCCGGAACGAGCCGCGGCGTTCGCTGCCGACACCGGGCTCGCGTCCTCGGTCTCCGATCTCGATGCGCTCCTGGCGTCCCCCGAGGTCGACGGCGTGTACATCGCCTCGCCGAACGGCGCTCACGGCGACCAGGTCCGACAGGCGATCGACGCGGGCAAACATGTGCTCGTGGAGAAGCCTGCGGTACCGACGAGCGCGGAGTTCGTCGAGCTCGCCGATGCCGCGTCGTCGGCCGGTGTGATCCTGCTCGAGGCGATGCGCAACTGCTATGACCCCGGGATGGCCGACCTCGCCGGACTTCTCCCGGCACTGGGCACTCTGCGGCGTGCATCCCTGGCGTACTGCCAGCGTTCCGCCCGGTACGACAAGGTGCTCGCCGGTGAACGCGTCAACATCTTCGACCCGGCGATGGCCGGCGGTGCCCTGCTCGACCTCGGTGTCTACACGGTGGCCGCGATGGTCACGCTCTTCGGCGAACCCGAGCGGGTCGTCGCGGCGTCGATCCCCATCCCCGGTGGCGCCGACGGTGCCGGTGCGGTGCTGGCGACCTTCGACGGTGGCTTGGTCGTCGATCTGTCATATTCGAAGATCACCGCGTCCGGTCGGGTCAACGAGATCCAGGGCGAACTCGGCACGCTCACCTTCGAGCATGTCGCGCAGCCGACGTCGGCGCGGGTGGCGCTGCTCGACGGAACCGTCAGCGACCACACCTTCGACGGGCCGTCCAACAACATGGTCCACGAGGTCCGCCGGTTTGCGGACCTCGTGGACACCTCGGGGGATACGGCGTCCGATCATGCCCGGACGCTGGCCACCCTGCGTGTTGTCGAGCGGATTCAGTCGGCGATCTGA
- a CDS encoding VOC family protein, which translates to MTASTWGPITQTAWVVEEIEATERFLSQLCGAGEWTRMPDIEFGDNCTFRGQPADFTAHISLSYIGEMQLELIQPRRGESIYTEFLRTAGPGIHHICFEPQNLDDAVSDAARSGVEVIQSGDMGGAMRFAYLDAGQAGVPCVELAEIGPDMRAFYRHVKDRSSSSSPSR; encoded by the coding sequence ATGACCGCATCGACATGGGGCCCGATCACCCAGACAGCGTGGGTGGTCGAGGAGATCGAAGCAACCGAGCGCTTTCTATCGCAGCTGTGCGGCGCAGGCGAATGGACCCGGATGCCCGACATCGAATTCGGCGACAACTGCACCTTTCGCGGCCAACCTGCCGACTTCACCGCGCACATCTCACTGTCCTACATCGGCGAGATGCAGCTCGAGTTGATCCAGCCACGGCGCGGCGAGAGCATCTACACCGAGTTCCTTCGCACCGCCGGTCCGGGCATCCACCACATCTGTTTCGAGCCGCAGAACCTCGACGACGCGGTGTCCGACGCCGCACGCTCCGGTGTCGAGGTGATCCAGAGCGGAGACATGGGTGGCGCGATGCGATTCGCCTACCTCGACGCCGGGCAGGCAGGGGTGCCCTGCGTCGAACTCGCCGAGATCGGGCCGGACATGCGGGCCTTCTACCGCCACGTCAAGGATCGATCGTCGAGTTCGTCACCGTCACGGTGA
- a CDS encoding PEP/pyruvate-binding domain-containing protein: MAPTTIELDDIADDRFGGKAAGLAELRRIGLSVPDGFVIADASAQGSLDGVTERFSQMTVAESAAVAVRSSAVGEDGEDQSFAGQYDTVLGVESVDDFAAAVRKCAASVHSRRASSYRGQPGATMHLVVQRMVDARSAGVVFTADPTTGRRDLMVIDAVPGLGEALVDGTASPDHIVLDAGGTAVISEMGAMPVLSPAQIAEIRSDSLRAAEHWGRPMDLEWAIDRSGKLWWLQARPITTLPADLNEMDSPLAGADHVYTRCNIGEMMPGAFCPLTASVSGYAIDYAMQAIQVVARAQESYEKPWLQVGYFYGHMFLNLTEGTALSSGILGNSLEQFSTSICGRVIDELKPKPPQPFIRKLGNTVRLSTHALSAGPAIRRMDEQIAAFRIPTGDDPRVVMQQLESGVEQYCDITLTHVRSSSRAAVAANVLESVLMRQAIKDGRGEDDGRAEASRLMAGATDVESALMLSELDAVVHTVAADAAATEKFLSALPEGAVTELRAAGGAGGSALRQFLSRHGHRGYRELCMRDPSWAEDPGGLGAMMQVMLRSALDPVDNGPSAVEVAAPRSSTVRLLARWAQSGARGREQTKSKMALMAHRLKLGYRHLGEVLAGSGRLPDADLVYFFDRAELHRLVGTDDVAGLVHSAVKRREALAFQDSLEFDDVSVGRPSPLVTPPQRGDAGDAIAGRPAGRGTVEGVVRVAKSIVDARELRRGEILVAPVTDVGWTPYFTVIAALVTDIGSSVSHGAVVAREYGLPCVVNTLVATQVLETGDRVRVDGDRGLVTRLGGD, from the coding sequence ATGGCACCGACAACGATCGAACTCGATGACATCGCCGACGACCGCTTCGGCGGCAAGGCAGCGGGACTCGCAGAACTGCGACGCATCGGGCTCTCGGTGCCTGATGGATTCGTCATCGCCGACGCTTCTGCACAGGGCTCCCTCGACGGGGTGACGGAACGGTTCTCCCAGATGACCGTAGCCGAGTCGGCCGCCGTCGCTGTCCGGTCCTCGGCAGTCGGGGAAGACGGTGAGGACCAGTCCTTCGCGGGGCAATACGACACGGTGCTCGGCGTCGAGTCCGTCGACGACTTCGCCGCGGCCGTGCGCAAGTGCGCCGCTTCCGTACATTCTCGACGAGCCTCGTCCTACCGCGGACAACCTGGCGCCACCATGCATCTGGTGGTCCAACGGATGGTCGACGCGCGCAGTGCCGGCGTGGTGTTCACCGCGGATCCGACAACCGGCCGGCGCGACCTCATGGTGATCGACGCCGTCCCAGGCCTCGGCGAAGCGCTCGTCGACGGTACGGCCTCGCCCGACCACATCGTCCTGGACGCAGGCGGCACAGCGGTCATCAGCGAGATGGGTGCAATGCCGGTCTTGTCGCCGGCCCAGATCGCGGAGATCCGCTCCGATTCCCTACGCGCTGCTGAGCATTGGGGCAGGCCGATGGATCTCGAATGGGCGATCGACCGATCCGGGAAGCTGTGGTGGCTGCAGGCGCGGCCGATCACCACTCTGCCTGCCGATCTCAACGAGATGGACTCGCCGCTTGCGGGTGCCGATCACGTGTACACGCGCTGCAATATCGGCGAGATGATGCCGGGGGCCTTCTGCCCGCTGACCGCGTCGGTATCCGGCTACGCCATCGACTACGCGATGCAGGCCATCCAAGTGGTGGCGCGGGCACAGGAGAGCTACGAGAAGCCGTGGCTCCAGGTCGGCTACTTCTACGGGCACATGTTCCTCAACCTGACCGAGGGCACGGCCCTGAGTTCGGGCATCTTGGGCAACTCCCTGGAGCAGTTCTCCACGTCGATCTGTGGCCGGGTGATCGACGAGCTGAAACCCAAGCCGCCGCAACCGTTCATCCGTAAGCTGGGCAACACGGTCCGGCTCAGCACGCACGCGCTGTCTGCGGGCCCGGCGATCCGCCGGATGGACGAGCAGATCGCCGCTTTCCGCATACCGACCGGTGATGACCCACGAGTTGTCATGCAGCAGCTGGAATCCGGTGTCGAGCAGTACTGCGACATCACCCTGACGCATGTGCGGTCGTCGTCTCGCGCAGCGGTCGCGGCCAATGTTCTCGAAAGCGTGCTGATGAGGCAGGCGATCAAGGACGGACGCGGTGAGGACGATGGCCGGGCCGAGGCGAGTCGGCTGATGGCCGGCGCAACCGACGTCGAAAGCGCGCTCATGCTCTCCGAACTCGACGCGGTGGTGCACACCGTCGCCGCCGATGCTGCGGCCACCGAGAAGTTCCTGTCTGCCCTACCCGAGGGCGCGGTCACCGAGTTGCGCGCCGCCGGTGGCGCAGGCGGTAGTGCGTTGCGGCAGTTCTTGAGTCGTCACGGACATCGCGGCTACCGCGAGCTGTGCATGCGTGACCCGTCCTGGGCCGAAGACCCTGGCGGTCTGGGCGCGATGATGCAGGTCATGTTGCGCTCAGCGCTCGATCCGGTCGACAACGGGCCGAGCGCCGTCGAGGTGGCGGCACCCCGGTCATCGACTGTCCGACTTCTCGCCCGGTGGGCGCAGAGTGGCGCTCGCGGGCGCGAGCAGACGAAATCGAAGATGGCGCTGATGGCGCACCGCCTCAAACTGGGTTACCGCCACCTGGGTGAGGTGCTGGCCGGGTCGGGACGCTTGCCCGACGCCGATCTGGTCTACTTCTTCGACCGCGCGGAATTGCACCGCCTCGTCGGTACTGACGATGTCGCCGGACTGGTGCACAGCGCCGTGAAACGTCGAGAAGCGCTGGCATTCCAGGACTCCCTCGAGTTCGACGACGTCTCGGTGGGGCGGCCGTCCCCGCTCGTGACACCGCCGCAGCGAGGTGACGCAGGCGATGCGATCGCCGGTCGGCCCGCCGGCCGGGGAACGGTGGAGGGAGTGGTGCGCGTCGCGAAGTCGATTGTCGACGCGCGTGAGCTGCGGCGCGGCGAGATCCTGGTCGCTCCGGTCACCGACGTGGGGTGGACGCCGTACTTTACCGTGATCGCCGCGCTGGTCACCGATATCGGCAGTTCGGTGTCACATGGCGCTGTGGTGGCCCGCGAGTACGGATTGCCCTGCGTCGTCAACACTCTGGTGGCCACTCAAGTGCTCGAGACCGGCGACCGGGTGCGGGTGGATGGGGATCGGGGTCTGGTCACGCGACTGGGCGGGGACTAG